The following is a genomic window from Hyphomicrobiales bacterium.
GCTTTCAGGGCCGCCTCAGTCTGAAGGGACGGCGACGATACGGCTGTCGCCTTGCGCCGGCTTTCCGGGGCCGACAGCGCCGGAGATACAGCGGCCACGAGGAAAGCAGCCACCAGAACCGATCCCAAAATACGCATGAGACGCAACACCATAGATAGGGGTGGCCAAGTTGCAAGCCACGCTGGGGAGAGTGCCCATCCTATCAAGAGAGGTGGTTGCGTCGCGGAAGCGGCTGCGTGATGTCACGCAGCCAGCGCCGCTAACGATCTCAGATTTAAACGATAACGCCCGGATTGAGGATGCCCGAGGGGTCGAGCGCGGCCTTCAATGTGCGCATGAGTTCCATGGCGACCGGATCCTTCACCGCAGGCAGCGCCGCACGCTTGAGGCGCCCGATGCCATGCTCTGCGGAAATCGATCCGCCATGGCGGATGACGATGGCGTGGACGACCTCGTTGAGATCATGCCAGCGGTCGAGGAACGCTTGCTTGTCCCAATCGACAGGCTGGCTGAAATTGAAATGGATATTGCCGTCACCGATATGGCCGAAGGGAACGGGGCGGATACCGGGGATCAGCTGCTCCGCGGCGGCGCTCGCCTCTTCGATCAGTACGGGTATTTCCGCGATGGGCACTGAGACGTCGTGCTTGATCGAACCACCCTCGCGGCCCTGCACTTCGGACAAGGACTCGCGCAGTCCCCAGAAGGCCAGGCGCTGATCCAGCGAGGTCGCCAGGACCGCGTCCAGCACGAGCCCATCCTCGATCGCGCCGCCGAGGGAATGTTCAAGCTTGGCATCGAGATCGCCTTCGATCTGTGATGACAGCTCGATCAGCACATACCAGGGATGCGGTTCAGCGAAGGGGTCGCGCCCGCCCGGTGCGTGACGCACGACGAGTTCGATGCCGATGCGCGGCATGATCTCGAAGGTCGTCAGGCTGGAGCCGATCTCCGACTTGACGCGTGCGAGAAGCTGTACGGCGGCGTCGGGCGAGGGAATCGCGCAGAACACCGTGATGCGCTGGCGCGGCCGCGGGAACAGCTTGAGTACGGCACCGGTCACGATGCCGAGGCTGCCTTCAGACCCGATGAAGAGGTTCTTCAGGTCGTAGCCGGTGTTGTCCTTGCGCAGTTTGCCGAGCGTATTGAGAATGCGCCCGTCGGCGAGCACGACTTCCAGGCCGAGCACCAGATCGCGCGTGTTGCCATAGGCAAGCACCGCCGTGCCGCCGGCGTTGGAGGCGATGTTGCCGCCGATGGTGCAGGAGCCTTCCGAGGCGAGCGACAAGGGGAAGAGCCGGTCTGCGGCTTCAGCCGCCTCCTGAACTCTGAGCAGCGTGACGCCGCCATCCACCGTGATGGTATCCGTGACGGCGTCGACTTCGCGGATGCGATCGAGCCGCTGCAATGACAGCACGATCGCGGGACGCTGCGCGTCCGGTGTCTGGCCACCGACGAGGCCGGTGTTGCCGCCTTGCGGCACGACAGCGAGACCGAGATCTTTGGCGAGCCGCATGACAGCGGCAACTTCCGTCGCCGAGGCCGGTTTGACGATCGCGCGTGCGGTGCCGTGGAAGAGCCCCCGGGGTTCGTGAAGGAACGGGGCCATGTCCTCGGGTGCCGTCAGCACATAAGGTGCGCCGACAATCGCCGTCAAAGCCTCGATCACACTCGCGTTGTCCATCCGCCACAGCCTCTGTTCAGCGTTTCAGCACTCCGACGATTTCCATATGCGAAGAATATCGGAACTGGTCCAGCGGTATCACGCGTTGGAGCGAGAAACCTGCCGCGATCAGGACCGACATATCCCGCGCGAAGGTCTGCGCATCGCAGGAAACGGCGACCACGTGTTTCAGCTTGCTGGCGGCGAGTTCACGGACTTGCGCTTGCGCACCCGCGCGTGGCGGGTCGAAGACCACCGCGTCGAAGCGGTTGAGCTCCAGCGGCAGCAGCGGGCGGCGGAACAGGTCCCGCGTCTCGGTGGTGACCGGGCGCAGGCCCTGTGTGCCACGCGTCGCCTTGTCCAGGGCCTGGAGCGCGGGGGCGAAGGATTCGACCGCATGGACGGCGCTGCGCTCGGCCAAGCGCAACGCGAAGGGGCCGCATCCCGCGAAGAGGTCGGCGACGCGTTTAGCGTGCTGGCAGGCCTCGCTGACGAGCCGCCCCAGCGTGTCCTCGCCCATCGCTGTCGCCTGGAGAAAGCTGCCAGGCGGCGGTACCACGAGCGCGCGCC
Proteins encoded in this region:
- a CDS encoding 4-phosphoerythronate dehydrogenase (FAD-dependent), yielding MDNASVIEALTAIVGAPYVLTAPEDMAPFLHEPRGLFHGTARAIVKPASATEVAAVMRLAKDLGLAVVPQGGNTGLVGGQTPDAQRPAIVLSLQRLDRIREVDAVTDTITVDGGVTLLRVQEAAEAADRLFPLSLASEGSCTIGGNIASNAGGTAVLAYGNTRDLVLGLEVVLADGRILNTLGKLRKDNTGYDLKNLFIGSEGSLGIVTGAVLKLFPRPRQRITVFCAIPSPDAAVQLLARVKSEIGSSLTTFEIMPRIGIELVVRHAPGGRDPFAEPHPWYVLIELSSQIEGDLDAKLEHSLGGAIEDGLVLDAVLATSLDQRLAFWGLRESLSEVQGREGGSIKHDVSVPIAEIPVLIEEASAAAEQLIPGIRPVPFGHIGDGNIHFNFSQPVDWDKQAFLDRWHDLNEVVHAIVIRHGGSISAEHGIGRLKRAALPAVKDPVAMELMRTLKAALDPSGILNPGVIV